A stretch of Lysinibacillus agricola DNA encodes these proteins:
- a CDS encoding YwqG family protein: protein MKQSLKQAIALQAVEESVTYTDSKLGGRPYCKLGDSFPVHSSGTPYMFLAQLNFSQLPSLEDYPQQGLLQFFVLADEDYGVYEDGYYCRYYADFEPSHDIEPFSDKEMEYELCEPIIFGGPYAFKATLREELVPYTDPRSVHYDLPMENPAYSKYFDQTDGSGTKIGGYAFMDQNSFDENNGNAELLFQLDMEGDAHKTYAMIADSGTLQFFIERDSLIAKDFSNLYYYLYSM from the coding sequence TTGAAGCAATCATTAAAACAGGCGATAGCTTTACAAGCCGTAGAGGAGTCTGTTACTTATACGGATAGTAAATTAGGCGGACGACCTTATTGTAAATTAGGTGATAGCTTTCCTGTACATAGTAGTGGCACACCTTATATGTTTTTAGCACAGCTTAATTTTTCTCAGCTACCTTCACTGGAAGATTACCCACAGCAAGGGCTTCTACAGTTTTTTGTGTTGGCAGATGAGGATTATGGTGTTTACGAGGATGGTTATTATTGTCGCTATTATGCGGACTTTGAGCCCTCTCATGATATAGAGCCTTTTTCTGATAAGGAGATGGAGTATGAGCTATGTGAACCAATTATCTTTGGTGGTCCTTATGCATTTAAAGCAACATTACGAGAAGAGTTAGTACCATACACAGATCCTCGCTCCGTTCATTATGACTTACCAATGGAGAACCCTGCATATTCAAAGTATTTTGATCAAACAGATGGTAGTGGCACAAAAATAGGTGGCTACGCATTTATGGATCAAAATAGTTTTGATGAGAATAATGGCAATGCAGAGCTGCTGTTTCAATTAGATATGGAGGGTGATGCCCATAAGACATATGCCATGATAGCAGACTCTGGCACATTGCAATTTTTTATCGAGCGAGATTCTCTGATCGCAAAGGATTTTTCTAATCTTTATTATTATCTTTACAGTATGTAA